A section of the Jannaschia sp. S6380 genome encodes:
- a CDS encoding response regulator, whose translation MYRRVLLIEDEPNIATAIAFLLQREGWRVSTHSDGATALDAIERHRPDVVVLDAMLPGRSGFDLLGAIRAGERPDLPVLMLTAKGQAQDRERAEALGVNRFMTKPFSNRDLLDAVRALVP comes from the coding sequence TTGTACCGCCGCGTCCTGCTGATCGAGGACGAACCGAACATCGCGACGGCAATCGCCTTCCTGCTCCAGCGCGAGGGGTGGCGTGTCTCGACCCATTCCGATGGCGCGACGGCCCTGGACGCGATTGAACGGCACAGGCCGGATGTCGTCGTGCTGGACGCGATGCTTCCGGGGCGTTCGGGGTTCGACCTGTTGGGGGCGATCCGGGCGGGCGAACGGCCGGACCTGCCGGTCCTGATGCTGACCGCGAAGGGCCAGGCCCAGGACCGGGAGCGGGCGGAGGCACTCGGCGTCAACCGTTTCATGACCAAGCCCTTCTCGAACCGCGATCTGCTGGATGCCGTTCGCGCACTGGTCCCGTGA
- a CDS encoding short-chain fatty acyl-CoA regulator family protein: MARAAPTGSRIRERRLSLGMRQIALAAEVGISASYLNLIEHNRRPIGGTLLLRLARALDIDRAALAEDGDDALVSALEATGASGRLPVEAAAQAPELARRYPAWARLIAAQAETLAGQARKIDAMSDRLTHDPALAAAMHELLSTVSTVRSTASILAQTPEIDANWLGRFHANLDQDSRRLAEGAAAVLSLFDRQEGRAAENLLPIEEASRFLDAHGHRFDAIEADGAAAIPALVAPIEGAAARKIATGILEADAADALRLPSAIVDATSDPATLVEVAEGDLALILRRIGLRDPARGLLICDASGAMLRRKSVAGFALPVMGAGCPLWPIYAALSQPGRARVTALETPDGAGWRAHTVAEPAGPDAFDREPVLHATMLLTRDDAAEGRVPVGPGCRTCPRAACTARREPSVVTGDG; the protein is encoded by the coding sequence ATGGCCCGCGCCGCTCCGACCGGCAGTCGTATTCGCGAACGTCGCCTCTCGCTCGGGATGCGCCAGATCGCGCTGGCGGCCGAGGTCGGCATTTCCGCGTCCTATCTGAACCTGATCGAACACAACCGCCGCCCGATCGGCGGCACGCTCCTGCTGCGGCTTGCCCGGGCGCTCGATATCGACCGCGCCGCCCTGGCGGAAGACGGGGACGATGCGCTCGTCTCAGCGCTGGAGGCGACGGGCGCATCCGGCCGATTGCCGGTCGAGGCGGCGGCGCAGGCCCCGGAACTCGCGCGGCGGTATCCGGCCTGGGCGCGCCTGATCGCGGCCCAGGCCGAAACCCTGGCCGGACAGGCCCGGAAGATCGACGCGATGTCGGATCGGTTGACGCACGACCCGGCCCTGGCGGCGGCGATGCATGAGCTGCTGTCGACCGTGTCCACCGTCCGGTCCACCGCCTCCATCCTCGCGCAGACGCCCGAGATCGACGCCAACTGGCTGGGCCGCTTCCATGCGAATCTCGACCAGGACAGCCGTCGCTTGGCCGAGGGCGCCGCCGCCGTGCTGAGCCTGTTCGACCGGCAGGAGGGGCGCGCGGCGGAGAACCTGTTGCCGATCGAGGAAGCATCGCGCTTTCTTGACGCGCATGGCCACCGCTTCGACGCGATCGAGGCGGACGGCGCCGCGGCGATCCCCGCGCTCGTTGCCCCGATCGAAGGGGCCGCGGCCCGCAAGATCGCCACCGGCATCCTGGAGGCCGATGCCGCCGATGCGCTGCGCCTGCCGTCCGCAATCGTGGATGCGACCTCCGATCCCGCGACGCTGGTGGAGGTGGCCGAGGGCGATCTGGCCCTGATCCTGCGGCGCATCGGGTTGCGCGATCCCGCGCGCGGATTGCTGATCTGCGACGCGTCGGGTGCAATGCTGCGTCGCAAATCCGTGGCAGGATTCGCGTTGCCGGTGATGGGTGCGGGCTGCCCGCTCTGGCCGATCTACGCCGCCCTCTCGCAGCCGGGTCGGGCGCGGGTGACCGCACTCGAGACGCCCGACGGTGCCGGCTGGCGTGCCCATACGGTGGCGGAACCGGCCGGCCCGGATGCGTTCGATCGCGAGCCGGTCCTGCATGCCACCATGCTTCTGACCCGGGACGACGCCGCCGAAGGGCGGGTTCCGGTCGGGCCGGGCTGCCGCACCTGCCCGCGCGCGGCTTGTACCGCGCGGCGAGAACCGTCGGTTGTGACGGGGGATGGCTGA
- a CDS encoding substrate-binding protein, whose protein sequence is MTKSNITRRGAMKTGAAAGAGLALPTIFTGAAWSDGHTGFTNAPTGDTVTLGFNVPQTGPYADEGADELRAFELAVEHLNGGGDGGMMQTFSSKELDGTGILGKRVEFVTGDTQTKSDAARASAKSMIEKDGAVMISGGSSSGVAVAVQGLCQEAGVIFMAGLTHSNDTTGKDRKANGFRHFFNAYMSAAALAPVLESLYGNDRKAYHLTADYNWGWTQQESIAAATEAMGWETVENVLTPLASTDFSSYIAPVLNSGADVLVLNHYGGNMVNSLTNAVQFGLRQAQANGKDFQIVVPLYSELMARGAGQNIAGIPGSQNWDWKLENEKGARYAGTNALVQSFGQKYGFPPSQAAHTCYAQTLLYADAVTRAGSFNPCAVDEALSGYEFDGLGNGPTLYRADDHQCFKDVVVVRGKENPENEFDLVEIVEVTPTEQVTYPSDHPMFAGGELGECNPGA, encoded by the coding sequence ATGACCAAATCGAATATCACCCGCCGCGGTGCGATGAAGACCGGTGCCGCCGCCGGTGCCGGCCTCGCGCTGCCGACGATCTTTACCGGTGCCGCCTGGTCGGACGGCCATACCGGGTTCACCAATGCCCCCACCGGCGACACCGTCACGCTCGGCTTCAACGTGCCGCAGACCGGTCCCTACGCCGACGAGGGTGCGGACGAGCTGCGCGCGTTCGAACTTGCCGTCGAGCACCTGAATGGCGGCGGCGACGGCGGCATGATGCAGACCTTCTCCTCCAAGGAACTGGACGGGACCGGCATTCTGGGCAAGCGGGTCGAGTTCGTGACCGGCGATACCCAGACCAAGTCCGACGCCGCGCGCGCCTCGGCAAAGTCGATGATCGAGAAGGACGGCGCCGTGATGATCTCGGGCGGCTCCTCCTCGGGGGTTGCGGTCGCGGTCCAGGGCCTTTGCCAGGAGGCGGGCGTGATCTTCATGGCCGGCCTGACCCATTCCAACGACACCACTGGCAAAGACCGGAAGGCCAACGGCTTCCGTCACTTCTTCAACGCCTACATGTCGGCGGCCGCCCTCGCCCCGGTGCTGGAATCGCTCTATGGCAACGACCGCAAGGCCTATCACCTGACGGCGGACTACAATTGGGGCTGGACGCAGCAGGAATCGATCGCCGCGGCCACCGAGGCCATGGGCTGGGAGACGGTCGAGAACGTGCTGACGCCGCTCGCGTCGACGGATTTCTCGTCCTACATCGCGCCCGTGCTGAATTCCGGCGCCGACGTGCTGGTGCTGAACCACTACGGCGGCAACATGGTCAACTCGCTGACCAACGCGGTCCAGTTCGGGCTGCGCCAGGCGCAGGCCAACGGCAAGGACTTCCAGATCGTCGTGCCGCTCTACTCGGAGCTTATGGCCCGCGGTGCGGGGCAGAACATCGCCGGCATCCCTGGTTCGCAGAACTGGGACTGGAAGCTTGAGAACGAGAAGGGCGCCCGCTACGCTGGCACCAACGCCTTGGTGCAGTCCTTCGGCCAGAAATACGGCTTCCCGCCGTCGCAGGCCGCCCACACCTGCTATGCGCAGACCCTGCTCTATGCCGATGCGGTGACGCGCGCGGGCAGCTTCAACCCCTGCGCGGTCGACGAGGCGCTTTCGGGCTATGAGTTCGACGGGCTGGGCAATGGTCCCACCCTGTACCGGGCCGACGATCACCAGTGCTTCAAGGACGTCGTCGTCGTGCGCGGCAAGGAGAACCCCGAGAACGAGTTCGACCTGGTCGAGATCGTCGAGGTCACGCCGACCGAGCAGGTCACCTATCCCTCGGACCACCCGATGTTCGCCGGTGGCGAACTGGGCGAGTGCAACCCGGGCGCGTAA
- a CDS encoding branched-chain amino acid ABC transporter permease — translation MEAFLLQILNGLDKGSAYALIALGLTLIFGTLGVVNFAHGALFMMGAFVAVTVSRLLQLSHKASEPSGTDFLGNPRFEDVLYVQDIFGMELGAAIVDWAVPIAILFAIPIMIAVGFIMERGLIKHFYKRPHADQILVTFGLAIVLQEIIKYFYGANPIPTPAPDAFRGSFDFGMLFGFDPNTVIYPYWRLVYFFFAALIIAAVFAFLQFTTFGMVVRAGMADRETVGLLGIDIDRRFTIMFGIAAAVAGLAGVMYTPINPPNYHMGMDFLVLSFVVVVVGGMGSLPGAVLAGFLLGILESFASTTWATTAVPGINQIIIYLVAIIVLLTRPRGLMGRRGVMEE, via the coding sequence ATGGAAGCCTTCCTCCTCCAAATTCTGAACGGCCTCGACAAGGGATCCGCCTATGCGTTGATCGCCCTGGGCCTGACCCTCATCTTCGGAACGCTGGGGGTGGTAAACTTCGCCCATGGCGCCCTGTTCATGATGGGCGCCTTCGTGGCCGTGACCGTGTCGCGCCTGCTGCAGCTCAGCCATAAGGCGTCGGAGCCTTCGGGCACGGATTTCCTGGGCAACCCGCGCTTCGAGGACGTCCTCTACGTACAGGACATTTTCGGAATGGAACTCGGCGCCGCGATCGTGGACTGGGCGGTACCGATCGCCATCCTCTTCGCGATCCCGATCATGATCGCCGTCGGCTTCATCATGGAACGCGGCCTCATCAAGCATTTCTACAAACGCCCGCATGCCGACCAGATCCTGGTGACGTTCGGCCTGGCGATCGTGCTGCAGGAGATCATCAAGTATTTCTACGGCGCGAACCCCATCCCCACACCCGCGCCAGACGCGTTCCGCGGCAGCTTCGACTTCGGCATGTTGTTCGGATTCGATCCGAACACGGTGATCTATCCGTATTGGCGTCTGGTCTACTTCTTCTTCGCGGCCCTGATCATCGCCGCCGTCTTCGCCTTTCTGCAGTTCACCACGTTCGGCATGGTCGTGCGCGCCGGCATGGCCGACCGCGAGACGGTGGGCCTGCTGGGCATCGACATCGACCGGCGGTTCACGATCATGTTCGGCATCGCCGCCGCCGTCGCAGGTCTCGCGGGCGTAATGTACACGCCGATCAACCCGCCGAACTATCACATGGGAATGGACTTCCTGGTCCTGTCCTTCGTGGTCGTCGTGGTAGGCGGCATGGGGTCGCTGCCGGGCGCGGTCCTGGCGGGGTTCCTGCTGGGCATCCTGGAAAGCTTCGCCTCGACCACCTGGGCCACCACGGCGGTGCCGGGGATCAATCAGATCATCATCTACCTTGTCGCCATCATCGTCCTTCTGACCCGCCCGCGCGGGCTGATGGGCCGCCGCGGCGTGATGGAGGAGTAA
- a CDS encoding sensor histidine kinase has protein sequence MTLTLNLLIGICLVYVAFLFLVAFAGERASARGRPGWLRGPAVYTLSLSIYCTAWTFYGAVGYAARSGVEFMTIYLGPTLVFVGWWWFLRKLVRIGRAERVTSIADIVSSRYGKSNLLAVLVTVLAVVGTTPYIALQLQSVTLSFGVFAAPGTDASELTGLAFWVAVGLAVFTILFGTRKLDMGERHDGIVSAIAVEAIVKLVALLAVGAFVVWGLNGGMGATGALIAEGPLADWTAPPGRWAGLIFVSGAAVICLPRMFQVLVVENSDERHLVTASWAFPTYLMAMCVFVVPIAATGLARMPEGANPDLFVLTLPLAEGRDGLAMLAFLGGFSSATSMVIVASVALATMLSNHIVMPAWLALQGQGRATISGDVRTVVLRARRLSILGVLTMGYFYFLATGGTAALASIGLISFVGLSQVLPALAFGLFWTGATRSGAAAGIVTGFVLWAWTMLVPVLVPDLVPAGGPFGIGWLHPLSPFGMTGDPLLSAVLLSLGANTFAFCLVSLLTRPTQMERLQAPRFVHVFDRAARPSGHRGGSAGAEELLIMTQRILGAKDAQALFAAEARVQGRPGALPETTPELLDRLERRLSGSVGAATAHAMVTGITGDAAMSVEDLLAVADETAQIMEYSARLEAQSQELTRTARKLREANEKLTALGHQKDAFLSQVSHELRTPMTSIRAFSEILRDAEVDDADRARHAGIICEESQRLTRLLDDLLDLSVLESGKVELTPIRVMLSDVIDRAVMASGRSDLRILRDPEAEAVPLRTDPDRLAQVFINLITNAARYCDAPNPELRIVVHRGDAILVDFTDNGSGIDEAERRLIFEKFARLGDRSVAGSAGLGLAICREVMDRLGGGIDYLPGGQGTTFRVTLPADDAVARAAE, from the coding sequence GTGACACTGACGCTGAACCTGCTGATCGGGATCTGCCTGGTCTATGTGGCGTTCCTGTTCCTCGTGGCGTTCGCGGGCGAGCGGGCGTCCGCCCGCGGCCGGCCCGGATGGCTGCGCGGCCCGGCGGTCTATACCCTGTCGCTGTCGATCTACTGCACCGCCTGGACGTTCTATGGCGCCGTCGGATACGCCGCGCGGTCCGGGGTGGAATTCATGACGATCTACCTCGGCCCGACGCTCGTCTTCGTGGGGTGGTGGTGGTTCCTGCGCAAGCTCGTTCGCATCGGGCGTGCGGAACGCGTCACCTCCATCGCCGACATCGTGTCCAGCCGGTACGGCAAGTCGAACCTGCTGGCGGTGCTGGTGACCGTCCTCGCCGTGGTCGGGACGACGCCCTACATCGCCCTGCAGCTTCAGTCGGTGACGCTGTCCTTCGGCGTGTTCGCCGCGCCCGGCACCGATGCCAGCGAGCTGACGGGGCTGGCCTTCTGGGTCGCGGTCGGGCTGGCGGTGTTCACCATCCTCTTCGGGACGCGCAAGCTCGACATGGGCGAACGGCATGACGGCATCGTCAGCGCCATCGCCGTCGAGGCGATCGTCAAGCTCGTCGCCCTCCTCGCGGTCGGAGCGTTCGTCGTCTGGGGGCTCAACGGCGGGATGGGTGCGACGGGCGCGCTGATCGCCGAAGGTCCGCTGGCGGACTGGACCGCACCGCCGGGGCGCTGGGCGGGTCTGATCTTCGTATCCGGCGCGGCCGTGATCTGCCTGCCCCGGATGTTCCAGGTCCTGGTCGTCGAGAACTCGGACGAACGCCACCTCGTCACGGCAAGCTGGGCCTTTCCGACCTATCTCATGGCGATGTGCGTCTTCGTCGTGCCCATCGCCGCAACCGGGCTGGCGCGCATGCCCGAGGGCGCCAATCCGGACCTCTTCGTCCTGACCCTGCCCCTGGCCGAAGGGCGGGACGGGCTGGCGATGCTGGCCTTCCTCGGCGGCTTCTCCTCGGCCACGAGCATGGTGATCGTCGCCAGCGTCGCCCTGGCCACGATGCTGTCCAACCACATCGTGATGCCGGCCTGGCTGGCCTTGCAGGGGCAGGGGCGGGCGACGATCTCCGGCGACGTGCGCACGGTGGTTCTGCGGGCGAGGCGCCTGTCCATCCTCGGCGTGTTGACGATGGGGTACTTCTATTTCCTCGCCACGGGCGGAACGGCGGCGCTGGCCTCGATCGGCCTGATCTCCTTCGTGGGCCTCAGTCAGGTCCTGCCGGCCCTGGCCTTCGGTCTGTTCTGGACGGGGGCCACCCGCTCCGGGGCGGCCGCCGGGATCGTGACGGGGTTCGTTCTCTGGGCCTGGACCATGCTGGTGCCGGTCCTGGTGCCGGATCTTGTTCCCGCCGGCGGGCCGTTCGGGATCGGGTGGCTGCATCCGCTGTCGCCGTTCGGCATGACGGGCGATCCGCTCCTTTCGGCGGTCCTGCTTTCGCTGGGGGCGAACACCTTCGCGTTCTGTCTCGTCTCCCTTCTGACCCGGCCCACCCAGATGGAACGCCTGCAGGCACCGCGTTTCGTGCATGTCTTCGACCGGGCCGCGCGTCCCAGCGGGCACAGGGGGGGCTCGGCCGGGGCGGAGGAGCTGTTGATCATGACGCAGCGCATCCTGGGTGCGAAGGACGCGCAGGCGCTCTTCGCTGCCGAGGCGCGCGTGCAGGGACGGCCGGGCGCGCTGCCCGAGACGACGCCCGAACTGCTGGACCGGTTGGAGCGGCGGCTTTCCGGTTCGGTCGGCGCGGCGACCGCACATGCGATGGTCACCGGGATCACCGGCGACGCGGCCATGTCGGTCGAGGACCTACTGGCCGTCGCCGACGAGACCGCGCAGATCATGGAATATTCCGCCCGCTTGGAGGCACAGTCGCAGGAGCTGACTCGGACGGCGCGCAAACTGCGCGAGGCAAACGAGAAACTGACCGCCCTTGGCCACCAGAAGGACGCCTTCTTGAGCCAGGTCAGCCACGAGCTGCGCACGCCCATGACCTCGATCCGCGCGTTCTCGGAAATCCTGCGCGATGCCGAGGTCGACGACGCCGACCGCGCCCGCCACGCCGGAATCATCTGCGAGGAGAGCCAGCGCCTGACACGCCTGCTGGACGATCTGCTGGACCTGTCCGTGCTGGAATCGGGCAAGGTCGAACTGACGCCCATCCGCGTGATGCTGAGCGATGTGATCGACCGAGCGGTCATGGCATCGGGCCGGTCGGACCTGCGCATCCTGCGCGACCCCGAGGCGGAGGCGGTGCCGCTGAGGACCGACCCGGACCGCCTGGCGCAGGTGTTCATCAATCTGATCACCAATGCCGCGCGGTATTGCGACGCCCCGAACCCTGAACTCCGCATCGTCGTCCATCGCGGCGATGCCATCCTGGTGGATTTCACCGACAACGGCAGCGGGATCGACGAGGCCGAACGCCGCCTGATCTTCGAGAAATTCGCCCGCCTCGGCGACCGGTCCGTGGCCGGCAGCGCGGGCCTCGGCCTTGCGATCTGCCGCGAGGTCATGGACCGCCTAGGCGGGGGCATCGATTATCTGCCGGGCGGGCAGGGCACGACGTTTCGCGTCACGCTGCCGGCGGACGACGCCGTGGCGCGCGCCGCCGAATGA